One Salinimonas marina DNA segment encodes these proteins:
- the dsbG gene encoding thiol:disulfide interchange protein DsbG yields MPDGDENADKIIYTFTDPNCPYCKQFWEQARPWVESGKVQIRHILVGILKADSYGKSAAILSAKNPGEALHKHEASTNSSLEPLQSPSAKVQAQLKKNHTLMQKLGVNATPVIFYRDASEAVKFQQGLPSSSQLEQILGAIQE; encoded by the coding sequence ATTCCTGATGGTGATGAAAATGCAGATAAAATCATCTATACCTTCACCGATCCCAACTGTCCTTATTGCAAACAATTCTGGGAGCAAGCCCGGCCTTGGGTAGAGTCAGGTAAGGTGCAAATCAGACATATTCTGGTGGGTATATTAAAGGCTGACAGCTATGGAAAATCAGCGGCTATCTTAAGTGCCAAAAATCCAGGTGAAGCATTGCATAAACATGAAGCCAGTACCAACAGTTCGCTAGAGCCATTGCAGTCACCATCTGCAAAAGTGCAAGCACAGCTAAAAAAGAATCATACATTGATGCAAAAGCTGGGCGTTAATGCTACACCCGTAATTTTCTATAGGGATGCATCTGAGGCGGTGAAGTTTCAACAAGGACTTCCTTCCTCATCGCAGTTAGAGCAAATACTCGGTGCAATCCAGGAGTGA